The Lemur catta isolate mLemCat1 chromosome 6, mLemCat1.pri, whole genome shotgun sequence sequence TTACCTAAGATCACCCAGCACAATCGATACTGGAATCcaggtcttggacttccagttcAATGTGCTTTAACTTGTGATATTATTGatactctttatttattttattgtttttagagacagagtctcactctgttgccctaggctggagtgcagtggtacaatcatagctcagtaTAGCCTgcaccttgaactcctgggctcaagtgatcctcctgcctcatcctcttgAGAtgttgggactacagacatgagccactgcacccagcccctcttttttttttaataaaacaatgtaatatttcaaaaaaattgaaaattttagcAAAAAACAATCACCCATAATCACAACCTTCTAATAGCTATTATGTTATTATGTATTTCCttctaacatttctttattttcatatgtttaacaTAACCATAGCCATTAattatgtgtttctgttttttaaaacaaaacaaagtattttCTTACCtacaatttgaataaatatttaatgttcattcctttttttttttttaaacaaaagtttaTTCTTAAATGTACAATAGGCTCCAAGACAACACTTCATTTTAGCTATAGGTGGCAAAAGATGTTATGGCAGGGAATACAGATGTTTAAATAGGAATCAAGGGTCATCATTGCCTCAGGCACATGGAACAGCTTACTTTTTGCCAGATTTCTTAATTCCACCTGTAGCTAGGGGGCCCTTCCCCGCGGCCTTCGCTTTTAGCTCCTCGAGTTTCTTCTGCTcctctttttgtttctgcttgAACGCCTTATCTTCCTCGTCCATCTCCTTGGCCTGCTTCTTGGGCTGTTTCAGGGGCTTTTTCTTGCCACCTTCGCGGCCGGACATGGCACCACCGCCCCTTCCCCAGACCCTGCCACCGGAAAAGGCTAATGTtcattcttatttgtttattgaatatGTCCATGCACCGGGTACTGTTCTAAGTAAAACAACCTCACTATCCTCACAGAGCTAACATTCTAGTGGGGCAAACATAGAATACGTAAATAAACAAGTAATGTACAATATTTCTCCATCAATGAGGAGAATTCGTTCCTGAATAAACGTCCTTATGGAGTGAATTCTCATAGGTTGAAAATGTACCTAACATTAATTTtgacaagaaaaacattttttctcttgaGTTCCCCAATTAACACCCATTTATGCTAAAATAACACCAATCTCATTAAAATAGACACAGTTATCTCCTGAGTAATAGTTATCATAGGACTTAATGTCTATGCTCACAAAGCATATCTATGATACTCAGTGTCTATGTAATTCAATGTttaatggcaaaaagaaaaaaatgaaccataATGTCTAAACACATTGATGACGATGATGTCCAAGATGATTATTTCTGTGAGTATTTTAAAGGAGAAACCTAAGGCAACCCGAATGATTTCTAAGACTGCAAAGATGATACATGGTAACTTATGCTGAATGTGCTCAGTGGCTTGCTAGGCCCAGGGAATCTAAATCCATTCTCCTAAATGTGAAGAATGTCTCATAAGCTAAAGTTGAGGAACTAACTAAACCCATTAAAGTCTATTTCATATAACACTCCCCACCTCAATAGAGTCCTATCCAGGTCAGGACTGAATAGTGTAATGGCAGCTCGTGATAAGTGGTAGGAAAAATAGGACAGGGAGGACAGGGAATGATGGGGGTGAGGATGGAGGCATCGTGACATTGAATTATATAGACATTGAGTCTGGTGTGAGGGGGCCCCCTGAGGGAGGGCTAAGTGGTAGGAGCTGATGCTGGCCAGGTAGCCAGGCGCTGGCTGTGCTCAAGACCTGAGCACTTTGGAAGCCAGTGGAAGAGTTCGAGCAAGGGGAGACCCAATGAGATACATAGATGAAAAGTAGGCTCTGAGTTGGTGAGATAAGTTAGGAAACTATCGTGGGATTCAGCTGAGAAAAGGAGGTAACTTGGGTCAGGGTTACAGTAGTGCAGACAGAAAGTAGTCCTATTTTAGTTGTATTTTGAAGGTCAAGCCAAATGGATCCACTTTGAGTTGACTGATACatgagaggaaaagaggaatCAGTTCCAACGCATACTCCGTGCAGGCCTTGCTCCTATGCTTTACATATACTAATAACAACAATACTGAATGCCTTTCTTGTGCCTTCCCTATGCCAGATTCTAAATGCTTTAACATACATTCACGCACAACCCCCTTACAGCAATCCCATATGGTAGGCACTGTTGTCAtctccattttcagatgagaaaacggaggcacagagagattcaATGGTTTGTTTAAGGTTAATCCATGTAGGGAAATGCTGGAGCTGAGCTTTCGTCCCAGGCATTGTGGCTGCAGAGTTGAGATCCATAACCACTGCAAACACTGGTTTTGGTCTGAGCAACTAACCGGGTGGGTGGTGTTGCCATGGGCTTGGACAAGAATATCTCCGGCAGAGCGGAGTGGGGGAGTGGATATCAAAGGTCTGGGTTTTAGTCTTTTGGTCATGCTGAGTGTGACTTCTGCAGGGAGATGTTGTTGTATGGCCACCGGGTGTAAAGCATCTTCACGCTCCGGAGTTGTCAATTTGGTGGCTGTGCAACGTAATGTGTTTAGCTAGAAACATTTTGCTTAGTTTTCCATGTATCTGCCATCACTTTATCACCACACTTTTAGAAGAAACTGCTAAGACTTCTTTCTTATAGAGGTCAAACTCTAAGGCAACCTGGACGTTCCATtgttttttcttagagatggcTCCACACAGAGCCTTGAACCTGCTCTATTTGGGACTAGCACCTCACTCCTTCTGTCAGGATCGCCCATTTCCTGACTCCCGTGTCTTCCTGTTTGTGCATTTCTAACCCCTCTGTTTTCATCGAGCACATCTTCCAGAAGTTTCATGAGACATGATGTGTAGGGAATACAGTTTTTGAGACCTTGCATAtttgaaaacatgtttattttcctCTCACACTGAGTTGATAGTTTGGgtatagaattttaggttgaaaataatttttcctaaaaaaCTTTGAAGGTATTGTTTTATCATCTTCTGATCTTCAGTGTTGCTGTTGAGAAATCTGATGCCATTCTGATTTCTGATCTTTGTACATGacctattttctctctctctgtctctctctctctctctggaaacttttaaaattgtttctgtgTGGTTCTGACATTTCAGGATGTTGGTTCTTGATGTGGGTCTTTTTAAAGTCACTGTCTACACACTTGGTGAGCACTTTCAATCTGAAGAATATGTTCTTAcgatttttagaaattttcttgaattttccttTGATAGTTTCCTCCCCTCTACTTGCTCTCTAGAATCTCTAGAGAATTCTAGGAATGTTTTAGGAATTGaacatctaattttcttttctttttactcctaTTTTTCATCTCTGGGTATTTTTGTTCCACTTTATAGAAGTTTTCCTCAACTTTATCTTCTAACTCTTCCACTGATCGTTAATTTCTGTTCCTATATCTTTTAATTCCCAAGAGCTCCTTCTTATTTCtacatttgacattttaatagcaaaattttcacattttatgaatgcaaaattttccttcttttctcagaaaaatgttAAGTCTAATTTTTAAAGGGTTTCCTTTGCCACCTGCATTGACTATTTGCTTAATGTTTCTTTTACAGTTTATTTTGGACTCTGTCTCATATACTCCACTAAAATGGcatcaaaggaataaaaatgttgGTTAGCCTATAAGgacaaagagaaggagaaaagagatgaCTGCAGAAAAATACCACTTATCAATTGTATTCAGTACAATTTTGGAAGAAGAATGCAGATAAACAAGTGTAAATTGACTTTGATTTCAGCTTTCTTCACTTGCTAAATATGTTAAGGGAAGGAAgccaataagaacaaaatgattTGTACTATAGtactctccccaacccccacaagAAGTGTCAAAAACCAAAGATGCCATATGTCTCTAAAGGTGAAGATATAGGGTAGAATGAAAAACCCGAAGACTTTTATAAGGAGTTCTTAGAGACCACACCCTTTCTCCTTTGCTAGGCTGGGCAACTAAGTAActgcccctccccacttcttggcAGAAAACTAAAGATACTCTTTCTGGAGAggttaaactaaaaaaaaaaaaaaaaaaaaaaaaagcaactctgGCTTGAGGACACTAGTCATAACTAAGGGCTGGAGTGAAGCATTTTCCTGGAAAACAAGGATTAGAGGAAGTTTGCCTAATGCATAGTGAGACACCCCATGCCCGACCTGCCCATCCTTTCCCCTACCAGACTCCCAGCATGCTTAATATCAGACTTACACTCTCTTAGGCAAGACCAGGGGGGAATTCCTTTCTGGAGAAACCCACTACCTCAATGATTACACAAAAGTTGACCCTTACTAAACGCTGAAAGGAGAACCTGGAGGAGTTTCACAGCTCTCATTATCTAGCAGGAAGTACTCCAGAGCATCAGATGAAACTTCTGCAAGTTTATTGAGTGAGTTGCTTCTATTACTTAATAAAAGTACTTGGTGGTCCAACTTAGAACTGATTCCATTGAGGAGGTGAGAGTGAGACCCAgataagaaagaaacaaaataaaagaacagatgTGAGGGGTAGAGATGctataagtgttgattgattcaCATCTTTCTCAATTCAAGCTATGTGATGACACCGGTTATTGTTACTCACTCTAAGTTCCCAAGTTACTCAAACAGGGTTTCTCGGTGGAAGGGACATTAAGCAAGCACTCTGTAGAGGAATCCTATACCCTTCTCTTCCTTTGCCATTTCAAAAGGATATTCTTGAAGCCCTCTAGCAACTATCATTGTGATTTCAAGGCAAAGAATAAGCAGACGCAGGGAATCGTGTTGGGAGGATATCTTCCTTTAATTTTCCTctcaaaatgagagaaaagaggcTTTCCCTGCCCCCTGATAAGAAGACACATGAGTAAGCCTAGATTCAGGGTCCAATAAGATCACTTTCAGATTTCCaaatttcacttttataaattttgggGAAATTCTCAATGCCAACAGGCATTGTAAAGTAGCATCAGTACAATAACAAGGTTAGCATTTTCTTTACACAACAACCGGTACTGGGTTTTGGAGATTTACAAAGATGAGCAAGCAACAGTCCCTTTTCCCAAGGAGCTTATGATCTTTCCCAAGAGACAGTAAAATGGCATGAATGATTAACAGAGCAGACACCTGTCAGAGTGCCTCGCCAGCTTACCACCCTCTTAAGTGGAGACCTagtcccccctccccacccccagggtgaATCTGGGCAGCCACAAAGGGGACCCTGTCCTTCTGGCTGCAGCCTATTAGATTAGATGTTTAGGGACACATGACACAAGCCGAACCCTCGATTTCCTCTCTAAGGGATTTAAAATTAGCATTCAAAGGCACTAATCAGTCTCTACTGTCCACTGATTTAAGGGCATATAAGCACTGGCTTTGATATCTCCGACCAAATACCAGTGGCAATGCAGAGAAAACCcatctggagagagagagggaagaacaaAGCAGCCACGTGGAGTGGCTTTCCAGTCCTGCTTTTGGCCTCATGGAATCCATGAGATGATACTCCTTCATTAAGAACCTTGATTCAAACAGTTAGAATACTGTACCACTATGAAGGACAAGAAATGAGTATAAACATGCTAAGAGCGccccaagaaagagagagagcacctCTGGTTGTGGAGCAGGTGGGATTAGGAACAGTGAAATAGTTCATGACAAATTTTGACAATTGACTCCAACTTAAATGATGGGTAAGATTCTAATAGGAGGAGATGGGTTGAGAGCAGTAGTGAAAGAAAGGAACCATGTGAGGGAGAGAAAATTGGGGGGCATGTTCCATGATGAGTGGGGATGGCTAGGTTTTCTGGTGAAAATTCAAGAGCTCTTGGAGCAGATTCTGTCCTTGCATTAGCTGTGACACAATTCAGCATATTCTAGGTCCTTTTTCCACTTGGAAATAATTACCGCCGTCTATTAATATAAATCCAttctccctggcctccctctaactactttgctttaaaaaaaatcaaagaggccATTCAGGAAAACTCCtgtatttctaaaaaagaaaccTACTCCAACAAGATATGAAATAACTTATAATGCAATGCTGTAATTTTTGATATAAATGTCATCCTTGTTTCCTTGCTACAGGATAATTAGTAACTAAACATTTCGCAGTAATGGGAAGTGAGTGATAGGAAATTATCTGTATCAATGGCCTACAGATGTGGCAAAGGGCCACTGATTACTTTTCTGGGGAAAAAGGATGTtttgccaaattttaaaaatactccaaaACATGCGGctgaaaaaaaagtacatatacaCTTTTGTCTTTAAACCACAATTTTccacaaaatattaaatgtgaatatacttCTACAACTTGAAAGAACTATACAGTTATAAGGCATTACATAAATAAGCACATgacatttttatatgcttataaGTACATTGATTAGTGAGAggaataaagctaaaataataggaaagttctggagagaaacaaaaaatgtgaAGATTTGTACTTTATAGCTAATATCATCTATCTTATTTAGGGAAGGATCTAGTTTTTCTACTATAATAACTTTTAGACAACAAGCCAATGAAAGTTTAAATTGGAAGGCAGCTCATATAACTCCCTTAACTGTTGACTtgttaacaattttaaatattctttacccCCAAGCCAATCTTTATCATAGCATTGTATTTAGAACTTCTGTGAACTCAAAACCCCATCCTTCCTTCACCAACTGTCTGacaaagatatatatgtatgtattatttcaaataaagactatatgtaaatatgtgtatataacaTAATGTGTAAATACAGTAAATTTCACACAGGTGGGACATAATTCCAAACCACATATTTGTTTAAATGATTGAATTACTTGGATTAACTTCTATTTccctctttatttccttctgaaaatgctatgcaaataacaccagtttacaaaaaataaaatccaatataGCTTTCTTCACACACCAAGTTGGACTAAATGCATTCTGTGGATTATTTACTAAGGATCAACTGGTAAATTATAGAGATGTGTGAAAATGAACAAGGACAGCCAGAAATAGACTTATGGCTGGGCACATTTGGCTAGCGTGTACATTTTAGCAGGAAAACTTGAGAATTATATTACTTTGTGAGCATGACTCCTGCGTTATTAGTAATATTTCAAGACAAGCCACTTAAAATATGTCCTGAGCGCTGATTCTAGAAATGCTCTTCTCTTCTGTGTGTTTGCAAGTGTCTTTATTTAAGTATACACATTTGTGCCTACCTTTAACACATATCTACATTTGAACTCCACAAAGTGTAGCACTATGGTTAAGAGAATAAGCTCTGAAATCAGACCTAGATTAAAAATGTTAATCACCATctccttgggcaagtgacttaaccattttaaagcagtttaaagcactttcctcttttgaaaaatggagataattcaGTTTTCAAGAGCAATAGAATTatgttaatgtattttaataaaaggtGCCAAACATGTATGTGTCACATCCTAAGGCTCATTAAACagtaggaattattattaatattacagcaACTATCATTTCTACCACAAACTGTAGGGCAtcagaaatgtttgttgagtaaaAACGAAGGCAACCAATAAATAGCACAGACTTTTTCCTCTCCTCTATACCCGTTTACCTGTCTAAGGACTGTGATCTCAGCTCACTGCAGACTGTCACCCACATCAACCTATTGTCACCCATTAACCTATCAAGTAAAGAAATCTCAAAACTCTCCGCACATCCCGCAAGGACCCAGACTGGACTGTTGAACTGGAAAGCTCAAATTCCAGGCGTGACAATTGATTGCCCTTCGTCCCTCACTCCCCCGACCGGTCGCCTACTCATTTAAAGGGTGCGTCCCCTCTGGTGCCACTTGGTAAAATCTGCGCTGAGCGCTCTCTGTGGATTCGCCGGACGTGGCTGGAGGCGCCAGTTCTCACCTGCCTGGGTGTCCCCGGCGCCGTGGCGATCCCGGGCACCCCACCCAGTCCCGCACCCGGTGAGCGCTCAGTCCCAGACCTGAGTTTTAGGGGCCCGGCTCGCAGCGGTGGGCGCAGGGATCACTGCCAGCCCGTGCCCCCCCTCCCACCTTGGCGGGGCGCTCAGGGTCGGCGAGgacagacacctgggggacgGACACCCGGGGGACCCCTGCAGTCCGCCCGCCCCCCGCAGCGCGCCACTCCCGCCGGGAATACGAAGCGAGCGCCCGGGGGCCGAGGCCACAGCGCCGGGGGGCCATGGAAAGGGCGCAGGAAATCGGCACCTTCGTGGTGTGGGACTACGTGGTGTTCGCCGGCATGCTGCTCATCTCAGCCGCCGTCGGCATCTACTACGCCTTCGCGGGGGGCGGCCAGCAGACCTCCGAGGACTTCCTGATCGGCGGCCGCAGAATGACCGCGGTGCCCGTGGCGCTGTCCCTCGCCGCCAGCTTCATGTCGGCGATCACGATCCTGGGCACCCCCTCCGAGGTCTACCGGTTTGGGGCCATATACAGCATCTTTGCCTTCACTTACTTCTTTGTGATCGTCCTCACCGCGGAGGTCTTCCTCCCGGTGTTCTACAAACTGGGAATTACCAGCACCTACGAGGTAAAGGGGGGAGGGTGGCCTGGGGCGGTGGAGGTGGGGGACTCTTCGGGCTTCTGGAGGAATTTTCTTAGGGGCACACTCTCACCACCACCTGGAAATCTCTCCCTGTCCACGCTCATCAcctgccctcccccaaccccgtcccgttccctcccctctccccacctgtcCGGGGAGAAGTGTCCGGcaagggcgggggtgggggggccaaTCTTGGGATTTACTCTCCTGAGCTCAGTGAAACCAGAGGCTTCCAAAGTAAAGGGAGTGGACTGGACTAGTGTTCACTAAGGTGCTTTCTACCTTTAACATCTTTGATTCCCAGTCAAGGGGAAAGACTTTAAAACTTTGTATTT is a genomic window containing:
- the LOC123639390 gene encoding translation machinery-associated protein 7, which gives rise to MSGREGGKKKPLKQPKKQAKEMDEEDKAFKQKQKEEQKKLEELKAKAAGKGPLATGGIKKSGKK